One segment of Natronosalvus halobius DNA contains the following:
- a CDS encoding NAD(P)/FAD-dependent oxidoreductase: MERVDVAIVGGGPAGASAAERAAAHGAETVLFEQGVPREDREGLGPDSTDAAGMLDYWIDIMDFDYEEIPDEVILRELEGTEFVGPTTKIRLETTGMEARYPKFGYTFHRARMDDWLHERAADAGADMRVGTGVKNLESDLSGEPVHTLTLSNGDELEASHVVLADGPQRRITLNALDQFLVGKSVSDHLSPPTANHIAYQQYREFPEELFAEFEDTLKFWWGYMPGETAYPWIFPNDGTVARVGLTMPIGMDLEDVAHPESYKLLKPSDDGIPNGAEYIRRLLEQEYGDEYDIEEDIPIVEDRGKSKGTETYPISSTRPIESPVGANIAVAGGAMGTTSAFHEGGYHVAVRTGKIAGRLAATDGLAHYNEVWKRAIGDEILRNVAFADIVRDYEPDDWDWAFDVISGMQGSSSGDGSILDKKFTAGVGGAKILMAYRRRKLKYRNGKYVQLREDEYVY; encoded by the coding sequence ATGGAACGCGTTGACGTTGCGATCGTCGGCGGTGGGCCCGCGGGAGCGTCGGCGGCCGAACGGGCCGCCGCTCACGGCGCCGAGACGGTCCTGTTCGAACAGGGCGTCCCTCGAGAGGATCGAGAGGGCCTCGGCCCGGACTCGACCGACGCCGCGGGGATGCTCGACTACTGGATCGACATCATGGACTTCGACTACGAGGAGATTCCCGACGAGGTGATCCTCCGGGAACTCGAGGGCACGGAGTTCGTCGGCCCCACGACGAAAATCCGCCTCGAGACGACGGGCATGGAGGCCCGATACCCCAAGTTCGGCTACACCTTCCACCGCGCGCGGATGGACGACTGGCTCCACGAACGTGCCGCTGACGCGGGGGCCGACATGCGCGTCGGGACGGGCGTCAAGAACCTCGAGAGCGACCTCTCGGGGGAGCCCGTTCACACCCTGACGCTCTCGAACGGCGACGAACTCGAGGCGAGCCACGTCGTCCTCGCCGACGGGCCACAGCGCCGGATCACGCTGAACGCGCTGGATCAATTTCTGGTGGGCAAGAGCGTCTCCGACCACCTCTCGCCCCCGACGGCGAACCACATCGCCTACCAGCAGTACCGCGAATTCCCCGAGGAGCTGTTCGCCGAGTTCGAAGACACCCTCAAGTTCTGGTGGGGCTACATGCCCGGCGAGACCGCCTACCCGTGGATCTTCCCCAACGACGGCACCGTCGCCCGCGTCGGCCTGACGATGCCCATCGGGATGGACCTCGAGGACGTCGCCCACCCCGAATCGTACAAGCTTCTGAAACCGAGCGACGACGGGATTCCGAACGGCGCGGAGTACATCCGCCGTCTGCTCGAGCAAGAGTACGGTGACGAGTACGATATCGAGGAAGACATCCCGATCGTCGAGGATCGCGGGAAGTCGAAGGGAACCGAAACGTATCCAATTTCGTCGACGCGGCCGATCGAGTCCCCCGTAGGTGCGAACATCGCCGTCGCGGGCGGCGCGATGGGGACGACCTCGGCCTTCCACGAAGGCGGCTACCACGTCGCTGTTCGCACGGGCAAGATCGCCGGGCGACTGGCGGCGACGGACGGCCTCGCACACTACAACGAGGTCTGGAAGCGAGCGATCGGCGACGAAATCCTCCGGAACGTCGCGTTCGCGGACATCGTCAGAGACTACGAACCGGACGACTGGGACTGGGCGTTCGACGTCATCAGCGGGATGCAGGGCTCGAGCAGCGGCGACGGCTCCATCCTGGACAAGAA
- a CDS encoding thioredoxin family protein: protein MTDPTTADVGETAETSDQAAERSARPVALKNEADLEAFVADHDRALVEFYTAGCSMCDAMVPVLGGVARATDVAIATINPRDDPPLIERFDVRSVPLLVLFADGDPVARRADGFVPAEEVIGWLESETEQ from the coding sequence ATGACTGACCCGACGACGGCCGACGTAGGCGAGACGGCCGAGACGAGCGACCAGGCTGCTGAACGCTCGGCGCGCCCTGTCGCTCTCAAGAACGAGGCCGACCTGGAGGCGTTCGTCGCGGACCACGACCGGGCGCTGGTCGAGTTCTACACGGCGGGGTGTTCGATGTGCGACGCGATGGTCCCCGTCCTCGGGGGCGTCGCTCGAGCGACCGACGTCGCCATCGCCACGATCAATCCGCGGGACGACCCGCCGCTGATCGAGCGATTCGACGTTCGGAGCGTACCCCTGTTAGTCCTCTTCGCCGACGGCGACCCCGTCGCCCGCCGTGCGGACGGGTTCGTTCCTGCTGAAGAAGTCATAGGCTGGCTCGAGTCGGAGACCGAACAGTAA